In Palaemon carinicauda isolate YSFRI2023 chromosome 21, ASM3689809v2, whole genome shotgun sequence, the following proteins share a genomic window:
- the LOC137615515 gene encoding nucleolar protein dao-5-like translates to MKPISGSRRGTSAYPVLPSTPQAKPVETGSNRIDNLKPQAKPVETGSNRIDNLKPQAKPVETGSNRIDNLKPQAKPVETGSNRIDNLKPQAKPVETGSNRIDNLKPQAKPVETRSNRIDNLKPQAKPVETRSNRIPNLKPQPVETRSNRIDNLKPQAKPVETISNRIDNLKSQAKPVETRPNRIDNLKPQAKPVETRSNRIDNFKPQAKPIKARSNRIDNLKPQAKPVETRPNRIDNLKPQAKPVETRSNRIDNFKPQAKPVKARSNRIDNLKPQAKPVETRPNRIDNFKPQAKPIKARSNRIDNLKPQAKPVETRPNRIDNLKPQAKPVETRSNRIDNFKPQAKPIKARSNRIDNLKPQAKPVETRPNRIDNLKPQAKLIKARSNRLDNLKPQAKPIKARSNRIDNLKPQAKPVETRSNRIDNLKPQLSQSKPDQTG, encoded by the exons ATGAAACCCATATCGGGGTCAAGACGAGGAACTAGTGCGTATCCAGTCTTACCAAGTACC CCACAAGCTAAGCCAGTCGAAACCGGATCAAACCGGATAGACAACCTCAAGCCACAAGCTAAGCCAGTCGAAACCGGATCAAACCGGATAGACAACCTCAAGCCACAAGCTAAGCCAGTCGAAACCGGATCAAACCGGATAGACAACCTCAAGCCACAAGCAAAGCCAGTCGAAACCGGATCAAACCGGATAGACAACCTCAAGCCACAAGCAAAGCCAGTCGAAACCGGATCAAACCGGATAGACAACCTCAAGCCACAAGCTAAGCCAGTCGAAACCAGATCAAACCGGATAGACAACCTCAAGCCACAAGCTAAGCCAGTCGAAACCAGATCAAACCGGATACCCAACCTCAAGCCACAA CCAGTCGAAACCAGATCAAACCGGATAGACAATCTCAAACCACAAGCTAAGCCAGTCGAAACCATATCAAACAGGATAGACAACCTCAAGTCACAAGCTAAGCCAGTCGAAACCAGACCAAACCGGATAGACAACCTCAAGCCACAAGCCAAGCCAGTCGAAACCAGATCAAACCGAATAGACAACTTCAAGCCACAAGCTAAGCCAATCAAAGCCAGATCAAACCGGATAGACAACCTCAAGCCACAAGCTAAGCCAGTCGAAACCAGACCAAACCGGATAGACAACCTCAAGCCACAAGCTAAGCCAGTCGAAACCAGATCAAACCGAATAGACAACTTCAAGCCACAAGCTAAGCCAGTCAAAGCCAGATCAAACCGGATAGACAACCTCAAGCCACAAGCTAAGCCAGTCGAAACCAGACCAAACCGGATAGACAACTTCAAGCCACAAGCTAAGCCAATCAAAGCCAGATCAAACCGGATAGACAACCTCAAGCCACAAGCTAAGCCAGTCGAAACCAGACCAAACCGGATAGACAACCTCAAGCCACAAGCTAAGCCAGTCGAAACCAGATCAAACCGAATAGACAACTTCAAGCCACAAGCTAAGCCAATCAAAGCCAGATCAAACCGGATAGACAACCTCAAGCCACAAGCTAAGCCAGTCGAAACCAGACCAAACCGGATAGACAACCTCAAGCCACAAGCTAAGCTAATCAAAGCCAGATCAAACCGGTTAGACAACCTCAAGCCACAAGCTAAGCCAATCAAAGCCAGATCAAACCGGATAGACAACCTCAAGCCACAAGCTAAGCCAGTCGAAACCAGATCAAACCGGATAGACAACCTCAAGCCACAACTAAGCCAGTCGAAACCAGATCAAACCGGATAG